From Brassica oleracea var. oleracea cultivar TO1000 unplaced genomic scaffold, BOL UnpScaffold01028, whole genome shotgun sequence, a single genomic window includes:
- the LOC106320707 gene encoding lactoylglutathione lyase isoform X3 — translation MASEAKESPANNPGLSTVRDEATKGYIMQQTMFRVKDPKASLDFYSRVLGMSLLKRLDFSEMKFSLYFLGYEDTSTAPTDPTERTVWTFGRPATIELTHNWGTESDPEFKGYHNGNSEPRGFGHIGVTVDDVHKACERFEQLGVEFAKKPNDGKMKNIAFIKDPDGYWIEIFDLKTIGTTAGNAA, via the exons ATGGCATCGGAAGCTAAGGAATCACCAGCAAACAATCCTGGCTTGTCTACGGTTCGGGATGAGGCTACCAAAGGGTATATCATGCAGCAGACT ATGTTTCGGGTGAAGGATCCTAAGGCTAGCCTTGATTTCTACTCACGTGTCCTGGGAATGTC ATTGCTGAAGAGGCTAGATTTCTCCGAGATGAAATTCAGCTTGTACTTCCTTGGCTACGAG GATACTTCAACAGCTCCAACGGATCCAACTGAGAGAACAGTTTGGACCTTTGGTCGACCCGCAACAATTGAGCTGACTCA CAACTGGGGCACAGAGAGTGATCCTGAGTTTAAAGGCTATCATAATGGGAACTCCGAGCCTCGTGGATTTG GGCATATTGGGGTTACAGTTGATGATGTGCACAAGGCATGCGAGAGATTTGAACAACTGGGAGTAGAGTTTGCCAAGAAACCGAATGATG GAAAGATGAAGAATATAGCCTTCATCAAGGATCCTGATGGCTACTGGATCGAGATCTTTGATCTCAAGACTATAGGGACAACAGCCGGAAACGCAGCTTGA
- the LOC106320707 gene encoding lactoylglutathione lyase isoform X1 has product MGSYSIASAISRFAPLTRFVKPYSTAFSLISCPWNSAQRPKRFDQLRVFSMASEAKESPANNPGLSTVRDEATKGYIMQQTMFRVKDPKASLDFYSRVLGMSLLKRLDFSEMKFSLYFLGYEDTSTAPTDPTERTVWTFGRPATIELTHNWGTESDPEFKGYHNGNSEPRGFGHIGVTVDDVHKACERFEQLGVEFAKKPNDGKMKNIAFIKDPDGYWIEIFDLKTIGTTAGNAA; this is encoded by the exons ATGGGTTCGTACTCAATAGCAAGTGCTATATCTCGCTTTGCGCCTCTAACCCGCTTTGTTAAACCTTATTCCACCGCTTTTTCTCTCATCAGTTGCCCTTGGAACAGTGCCCAGAGGCCAAAG AGATTTGATCAGCTTCGTGTGTTCTCTATGGCATCGGAAGCTAAGGAATCACCAGCAAACAATCCTGGCTTGTCTACGGTTCGGGATGAGGCTACCAAAGGGTATATCATGCAGCAGACT ATGTTTCGGGTGAAGGATCCTAAGGCTAGCCTTGATTTCTACTCACGTGTCCTGGGAATGTC ATTGCTGAAGAGGCTAGATTTCTCCGAGATGAAATTCAGCTTGTACTTCCTTGGCTACGAG GATACTTCAACAGCTCCAACGGATCCAACTGAGAGAACAGTTTGGACCTTTGGTCGACCCGCAACAATTGAGCTGACTCA CAACTGGGGCACAGAGAGTGATCCTGAGTTTAAAGGCTATCATAATGGGAACTCCGAGCCTCGTGGATTTG GGCATATTGGGGTTACAGTTGATGATGTGCACAAGGCATGCGAGAGATTTGAACAACTGGGAGTAGAGTTTGCCAAGAAACCGAATGATG GAAAGATGAAGAATATAGCCTTCATCAAGGATCCTGATGGCTACTGGATCGAGATCTTTGATCTCAAGACTATAGGGACAACAGCCGGAAACGCAGCTTGA
- the LOC106320706 gene encoding protein-lysine methyltransferase METTL21D isoform X1 — MDPARVNSPSTCTVTLEVLGHKLNFAQDPNSKHLGTTVWDASMVFAKYLGKNCRKGRFSPSKLKGKRAIELGAGCGVAGFAMAMLGCDVVSTDQKEVLPLLKRNVEWNTSTILQMNPGSASFGSLRVAELDWGNEDHIRAVEPPFDYVIGTDVVYSEQLLEPLLHTILALSGPKTTVMLGYEIRSTIVHDKMLQMWKDNFEVKTIPRSKMDGEYQDPSIHLYLMSQKSSAESSGNAVQDEAAVVDAADETQCEKEVSTIECLVDSPNPLEEEDVGAHRPKLREDSLLMRLRDGKMSEWEMRRYGKVAAQLLRDVKIDVQVKK; from the exons ATGGATCCCGCCAG GGTGAATTCTCCAAGCACTTGTACAGTAACCCTTGAGGTTTTGGGGCACAAATTAAATTTTGCTCAG GATCCAAACTCCAAGCATCTAGGAACAACCGTGTGGGATGCATCCATGGTGTTTGCCAAATATCTG GGAAAAAATTGCAGGAAGGGAAGGTTTAGTCCGTCCAAACTGAAAGGGAAACGTGCTATTGAGCTTGGAGCGGGTTGTGGCGTAGCTGGATTTG CTATGGCGATGCTGGGCTGTGATGTGGTTTCAACTGACCAAAAGGAGGTTTTGCCACTGCTAAAGAGGAACGTAGAATGGAATACCTCCACAATCTTGCAGATGAATCCTGGGTCAG CATCATTTGGATCGCTCCGAGTTGCAGAACTTGACTGGGGCAACGAAGATCATATAAGGGCCGTTGAGCCGCCATTTGACTATGTCATCGGTACTGATGTT GTTTACTCTGAGCAGCTTCTGGAGCCTCTGTTGCACACCATACTTGCGCTATCAGGGCCAAAGACAACAGTTATG TTGGGATATGAGATACGTTCGACGATCGTTCATGACAAAATGCTTCAGATGTGGAAAGACAACTTCGAAGTCAAAACCATACCAAGATCCAAG ATGGATGGTGAATACCAAGACCCGAGCATTCATCTCTACCTCATGTCACAGAAATCTTCTGCGGAGAGCTCTGGAAACGCGGTCCAAGATGAAGCTGCTGTTGTCGACGCGGCTGATGAAACACAGTGTGAGAAGGAAGTTTCAACCATAGAATGCCTTGTTGATTCACCAAATccattagaagaagaagacgttGGTGCACACCGTCCTAAACTTAGAGAAGATAGTTTGTTGATGAGATTACGAGACGGGAAGATGAGCGAATGGGAGATGAGGAGGTATGGTAAAGTTGCTGCACAGCTTCTCCGTGACGTTAAGATTGATGTTCAG GTGAAAAAATGA
- the LOC106320706 gene encoding protein-lysine methyltransferase METTL21D isoform X2 produces the protein MHPWCLPNIWKGRFSPSKLKGKRAIELGAGCGVAGFAMAMLGCDVVSTDQKEVLPLLKRNVEWNTSTILQMNPGSASFGSLRVAELDWGNEDHIRAVEPPFDYVIGTDVVYSEQLLEPLLHTILALSGPKTTVMLGYEIRSTIVHDKMLQMWKDNFEVKTIPRSKMDGEYQDPSIHLYLMSQKSSAESSGNAVQDEAAVVDAADETQCEKEVSTIECLVDSPNPLEEEDVGAHRPKLREDSLLMRLRDGKMSEWEMRRYGKVAAQLLRDVKIDVQVKK, from the exons ATGCATCCATGGTGTTTGCCAAATATCTG GAAGGGAAGGTTTAGTCCGTCCAAACTGAAAGGGAAACGTGCTATTGAGCTTGGAGCGGGTTGTGGCGTAGCTGGATTTG CTATGGCGATGCTGGGCTGTGATGTGGTTTCAACTGACCAAAAGGAGGTTTTGCCACTGCTAAAGAGGAACGTAGAATGGAATACCTCCACAATCTTGCAGATGAATCCTGGGTCAG CATCATTTGGATCGCTCCGAGTTGCAGAACTTGACTGGGGCAACGAAGATCATATAAGGGCCGTTGAGCCGCCATTTGACTATGTCATCGGTACTGATGTT GTTTACTCTGAGCAGCTTCTGGAGCCTCTGTTGCACACCATACTTGCGCTATCAGGGCCAAAGACAACAGTTATG TTGGGATATGAGATACGTTCGACGATCGTTCATGACAAAATGCTTCAGATGTGGAAAGACAACTTCGAAGTCAAAACCATACCAAGATCCAAG ATGGATGGTGAATACCAAGACCCGAGCATTCATCTCTACCTCATGTCACAGAAATCTTCTGCGGAGAGCTCTGGAAACGCGGTCCAAGATGAAGCTGCTGTTGTCGACGCGGCTGATGAAACACAGTGTGAGAAGGAAGTTTCAACCATAGAATGCCTTGTTGATTCACCAAATccattagaagaagaagacgttGGTGCACACCGTCCTAAACTTAGAGAAGATAGTTTGTTGATGAGATTACGAGACGGGAAGATGAGCGAATGGGAGATGAGGAGGTATGGTAAAGTTGCTGCACAGCTTCTCCGTGACGTTAAGATTGATGTTCAG GTGAAAAAATGA
- the LOC106320707 gene encoding lactoylglutathione lyase isoform X2, translating into MREEGEFLITKLISSRHSHCSRSVHRTSRFDQLRVFSMASEAKESPANNPGLSTVRDEATKGYIMQQTMFRVKDPKASLDFYSRVLGMSLLKRLDFSEMKFSLYFLGYEDTSTAPTDPTERTVWTFGRPATIELTHNWGTESDPEFKGYHNGNSEPRGFGHIGVTVDDVHKACERFEQLGVEFAKKPNDGKMKNIAFIKDPDGYWIEIFDLKTIGTTAGNAA; encoded by the exons ATGAGAGAAGAGGGGGAGTTTCTTATTACCAAACTAATCTCGTCCAGACACAGCCACTGCTCTCGGTCAGTTCATCGTACATCG AGATTTGATCAGCTTCGTGTGTTCTCTATGGCATCGGAAGCTAAGGAATCACCAGCAAACAATCCTGGCTTGTCTACGGTTCGGGATGAGGCTACCAAAGGGTATATCATGCAGCAGACT ATGTTTCGGGTGAAGGATCCTAAGGCTAGCCTTGATTTCTACTCACGTGTCCTGGGAATGTC ATTGCTGAAGAGGCTAGATTTCTCCGAGATGAAATTCAGCTTGTACTTCCTTGGCTACGAG GATACTTCAACAGCTCCAACGGATCCAACTGAGAGAACAGTTTGGACCTTTGGTCGACCCGCAACAATTGAGCTGACTCA CAACTGGGGCACAGAGAGTGATCCTGAGTTTAAAGGCTATCATAATGGGAACTCCGAGCCTCGTGGATTTG GGCATATTGGGGTTACAGTTGATGATGTGCACAAGGCATGCGAGAGATTTGAACAACTGGGAGTAGAGTTTGCCAAGAAACCGAATGATG GAAAGATGAAGAATATAGCCTTCATCAAGGATCCTGATGGCTACTGGATCGAGATCTTTGATCTCAAGACTATAGGGACAACAGCCGGAAACGCAGCTTGA